The Oscillospiraceae bacterium genome contains the following window.
CAGCTTTAAGCTGGCTGACCCGGAGCGGCTGCGCGCCGCCTGCCCGTGACCCCGCTGCCTGCCACCATTATATTCTGAGGTTTTATGCTATGAATGACCGCACCTGTCCCATCCTGTATATCGTCATCCCCTGCTACAATGAGCAGGAGGTTCTGCCCATCACCGCGCCGATGTTCCTGCAAAAGCTCACCGATCTGACCACTGCAGGCAAGATCAGCCCTGACAGCCGGGTCCTGTTTGTAAATGACGGCTCCAAGGACCGCACATGGGAGATCATCAACGAGCTGGCCGCGCGCGATGCGCACTATGTCGGCATCTGCCAGAGCCGCAACCGCGGCCACCAGAACGCCGTGCTGGCCGGGCTGATGGAGGCCAAGAGCCGCTGCGACATCACCATCTCCATCGACTGTGACGGTCAGGACGACATCAACGCCATGGACGGCATGGTGGACGCCTACCGTGACGGCTGTGATGTTGTGTACGGTGTGCGCAGCAAACGGGACACCGACACCTTTTTCAAGCGCTTTACCGCCGAAAGCTTCTATAAGCTGCTGAACGCCATGGGGGCCGAGGTCGTATTCAACCATGCGGACTATCGCCTGCTGAGCAGCCGCGTGCTGGAGGAGTTTGCCAAGTTCCGGGAGGTCAACCTGTTTTTGCGCGGCATGGTGCCGCTGGTCGGCTTTAAATCCACCTGCGTGACCTACGAACGCCACGAGCGCATTGCAGGCGAAAGCCACTATCCGCTCTCCAAAATGCTGGCATTGGCCTTTGATGGCATCACCAGCCTGTCCACAAAGCCGATCCGCTTCATTACAGGCTTCGGCGTTTTTGTGGCATTGGTCAGCTTCATCGGCGTGCTGTGGGCTGTCATCGAGGCCGCGCTGGGGCTTACCGTCTCCGGCTGGGCGTCTATGACCAGCATCATCTGCTTTGTATCGGGCGTACAGCTTATCTGTCTGGGTGTCATCGGGGAGTATATCGGCAAGATCTATCTGGAAACAAAGCATCGCCCGCGCTACATCATCAGCGAAGCAACGCCGAATTTCGGCGAGATCAAGGAGGACGCACAATGAGCCGTCAGGTATGGAAGGGGTCTACCCTGCTGAACCCGGAGCCGCCGGTGCTGGTCAGCTGCGGCAGCCCCGAAAAGCCGAACTTGATCACCGTGGGCTGGACAGGCACAATCTGCACCCAGCCGCCCATGCTGTCCATCAGCGTGCGGCCCGAGCGGTACAGCCACCATTTAATTAAGGAGAGCGGCGAGTTCGTTGTGAACCTGCCCACCGAGAGTCTTGTCCGGGCCATCGACTGGTGCGGCGTCAAGAGCGGCCGCGATGTGGATAAGTTCGCCGCCATGCACCTTACCGCTGCGCCTGCCGCCAAGGTCGGCACCGTGCTTGTCGAGGAAAGCCCCGTAAACCTTGAGTGCAAGGTCACACAGGTCATTCCGCTGGGCAGCCACGACCTGTTTTTGGCCGAATGTGTGGCCGTGGATGTCGATGAGCGGCTGCTTGATGAGAGCGGCAAACTCTGCCTGAACAAGGCGAAGCTCATTGTGTACAGCCACGGCGATTATCTGGCGCTGGGCCGCAAGCTGGGCAGCTTTGGGTACAGTGTGCGAAAGAAGAAAAAGGCGATCAAAAAATAATAGGGGCAAATTCCATATCCGCCTCTCGGCTAGAAGGCCGCCGCGCTGTAAAGGCAAGGTTGTGGGCCGCACATGTGCGGCCCCTACAACTCTGCTAAAGCACAAACAAAAGCACCGTTCACAGAGATTTTTCTCCGTGAACGGTGCTTCTTTTTTACAGTATCCCCTTACTCTTGAGAATGCCGACCAGCACTACGATGACCAGAGCAGCAACACAGACGCCGATAAAGATGTCGATGTATTTCAGCGGAACCTTGCGGAAATTCTCGTAGAAATTTTCAAAGGCATTCAGCTGGCTGCGGTCGGGGCGGTCGGGTTTCTTTTCGGTCTCGGGAGTAGTCTTTTCTTCGCCCATAGGTTACTTCTTTGCCAGATACTTGCGCAGGTCAAGGGCAACGGCGATGACGATGACAAGGCCCTGTGCAATGTAGGTGTAGGCGGGGTCAACGCCGAGGAACTGCAGGCAGATCTTCAAGACTTCAAAGACCAGAACACCGACCAGAACGCCGGAGACCTTGCCGACGCCGCCGTTGGTGGAAACGCCGCCGATGGTGCAGGCTGCGATAGCTTCCAGCTCATAGCCGTTGCCGGTGTTGGTGGAAGCGCCGCCGGCCTTTGCGCCGACGAGGAAGCCGCCGAGAGCATACATGCAGGAGGCCAGGATGTAGATGCGGATCAGGGACGCGGTGACGTTGACACCGGCAACCTGAGCGGCGTTTTCGTTGCCGCCGATGGCGTACATGTACTTGCCGTGACGGGTCTTATTGTAGAGGAACCAGAAGTAGAGGCCGACGATCAGCGCAAAGATGGCCAGGAACGGGATGGGGCCCAGCGTGCCGCTGGCAACGGTCAGGTAGCTCTGCTTGTAACCGCCCATGGGCTGGTTGTTGGTGATGACGGAGCACAGGCCGTAGACGATGGTCTGCATGCCCAGCGTAGCGATGAAAGGAGGAACCTTCAGGAATGCGATAATGCAGCCGTTGATGGCACCGAAGCAGGCCATGATCGCCATGACGATCAGCAGGGCCACGGGCCACGGAATATCGGGCAGCCAGGGCAGCATGCGGGCAGAGTAGTCAACGCTCTGCAGCAGCATGGCGGAGAAGCAGGCGGCCAAGCCGACCTGACGG
Protein-coding sequences here:
- a CDS encoding flavin reductase family protein, yielding MSRQVWKGSTLLNPEPPVLVSCGSPEKPNLITVGWTGTICTQPPMLSISVRPERYSHHLIKESGEFVVNLPTESLVRAIDWCGVKSGRDVDKFAAMHLTAAPAAKVGTVLVEESPVNLECKVTQVIPLGSHDLFLAECVAVDVDERLLDESGKLCLNKAKLIVYSHGDYLALGRKLGSFGYSVRKKKKAIKK
- a CDS encoding beta-methylgalactoside transporter — translated: MEKKFDFKKFLSNNAIIILIILLALFVGCTTQNFFTEKNGKNLLLNVAPRFIIACGVSGCLITKGTDLSAGRQVGLAACFSAMLLQSVDYSARMLPWLPDIPWPVALLIVMAIMACFGAINGCIIAFLKVPPFIATLGMQTIVYGLCSVITNNQPMGGYKQSYLTVASGTLGPIPFLAIFALIVGLYFWFLYNKTRHGKYMYAIGGNENAAQVAGVNVTASLIRIYILASCMYALGGFLVGAKAGGASTNTGNGYELEAIAACTIGGVSTNGGVGKVSGVLVGVLVFEVLKICLQFLGVDPAYTYIAQGLVIVIAVALDLRKYLAKK
- a CDS encoding glycosyltransferase family 2 protein — protein: MNDRTCPILYIVIPCYNEQEVLPITAPMFLQKLTDLTTAGKISPDSRVLFVNDGSKDRTWEIINELAARDAHYVGICQSRNRGHQNAVLAGLMEAKSRCDITISIDCDGQDDINAMDGMVDAYRDGCDVVYGVRSKRDTDTFFKRFTAESFYKLLNAMGAEVVFNHADYRLLSSRVLEEFAKFREVNLFLRGMVPLVGFKSTCVTYERHERIAGESHYPLSKMLALAFDGITSLSTKPIRFITGFGVFVALVSFIGVLWAVIEAALGLTVSGWASMTSIICFVSGVQLICLGVIGEYIGKIYLETKHRPRYIISEATPNFGEIKEDAQ